Proteins encoded by one window of Flavobacterium sp. N502540:
- a CDS encoding carboxypeptidase-like regulatory domain-containing protein, with the protein MKDKIILWSLFFFGFYAGAQKIQTKKVVVDKLTKLPLEKVNIYNQKDNSLTNEEGVFSFISDQDELNFSLIGYENLKLSFEEINKQDTIFLQSKTIELDEVVVGEEMAIMKKVYAKMKENYIFEPYNENFFLRCVLKRNDELERLQDIYGKVSRKSIFKTKTQPDNKCEVEILNMRKVGIKDKVDFVYFEFQSFEKLFDINAMISIKMEDFELTKEKNVAGDFFKISFIKKSENTIEQKTSGYFIINKNDYAIVETYFDLYDNGEKVPFQKKDKVEYRTTSFKTTSNYKKSASTNKYYLNNAKSDVRVELLVSEKNIKAFYDYSTNFFVTNSFIAEKAKSNLSMDKDIFKVKFPYSEQFWKSQNQLPLTSDLTAFLKRVSENKEKKKEFEIVGNF; encoded by the coding sequence ATGAAAGATAAAATAATTCTGTGGAGTCTTTTTTTCTTTGGCTTTTATGCCGGGGCTCAAAAAATACAAACTAAAAAAGTGGTAGTCGATAAACTGACAAAGCTTCCGCTGGAAAAAGTAAATATTTACAATCAAAAGGACAATTCACTAACAAATGAGGAAGGTGTTTTTTCTTTTATTTCCGATCAGGATGAGTTGAATTTTAGTTTGATTGGATATGAAAATCTGAAACTCAGCTTTGAAGAAATAAACAAACAGGATACAATCTTTTTGCAAAGTAAAACCATTGAACTTGATGAAGTAGTGGTGGGAGAAGAAATGGCTATAATGAAAAAAGTATATGCCAAAATGAAAGAGAATTATATATTCGAGCCTTACAATGAAAACTTCTTCTTGAGATGTGTCTTGAAACGAAATGATGAATTGGAAAGATTACAGGATATTTATGGTAAAGTATCGCGAAAAAGCATTTTTAAAACCAAAACACAACCCGACAATAAATGTGAAGTTGAGATTTTGAATATGAGGAAAGTTGGGATAAAGGACAAGGTAGATTTTGTGTATTTCGAATTTCAGAGTTTCGAAAAATTATTTGATATAAATGCTATGATCTCTATCAAAATGGAAGATTTCGAACTTACTAAGGAAAAAAATGTAGCAGGTGATTTTTTTAAAATTAGTTTTATCAAAAAGTCAGAAAATACGATTGAACAAAAAACCAGTGGTTATTTTATAATCAATAAGAATGACTATGCTATTGTAGAAACTTATTTTGATCTTTATGATAACGGAGAAAAAGTACCGTTTCAAAAAAAGGACAAAGTAGAATATCGAACCACGAGTTTTAAAACCACTTCAAATTATAAGAAGAGTGCCAGCACCAATAAGTATTATTTGAATAATGCAAAATCGGATGTTAGGGTAGAATTACTTGTAAGTGAAAAAAATATAAAAGCGTTTTACGATTATTCGACCAATTTTTTTGTAACCAATAGTTTTATTGCCGAAAAAGCAAAGTCAAATTTGTCGATGGATAAGGATATTTTTAAAGTGAAATTTCCTTACTCAGAACAATTTTGGAAAAGCCAGAACCAACTCCCTTTAACAAGCGATTTAACTGCATTTTTGAAGAGGGTTTCAGAAAACAAAGAGAAGAAGAAAGAGTTTGAAATAGTTGGAAACTTCTAA
- the folK gene encoding 2-amino-4-hydroxy-6-hydroxymethyldihydropteridine diphosphokinase, with the protein MKSQHQIVLSIGSNQGNRLTNIETCIDLIHKEVGTVIRVSKLYETPAWGFESDAFYNCALVLHTYLSAQKVLSQVLKVEKKLGRIRSEQQGYQSRIIDIDLITYDDEVIESEKLQIPHPLMQNRKFVLLPMQDLDLDWKHPVFQKSITELIAVSPDDSVCEVVQELKNPIREIALENFNYIAFEGNIGAGKTTLVQKIAEDFNAKMVLERFADNPFLPKFYKDQNRYAFPLEMSFLADRYQQLSDDLAQFDLFKDFIVADYHIFKSLIFAKITLAEDEYRLYRNLFDIIYKEMPKPDLYVYLYQNSERLLQNIKKRGRNYEQNIEAGYLDKINNGYLEYIKSQTDLNVLIIDVSDRDFVKNHKDYLFILDEIQKKILIR; encoded by the coding sequence ATGAAGTCACAGCATCAAATCGTTTTATCAATAGGCAGCAATCAGGGAAACAGGTTAACAAACATCGAAACGTGTATCGATTTGATACATAAAGAAGTGGGGACTGTAATCAGGGTTTCAAAACTGTATGAAACTCCTGCCTGGGGGTTTGAAAGTGATGCTTTTTATAATTGCGCATTGGTTTTGCATACCTATTTATCGGCGCAAAAAGTATTAAGTCAGGTTCTGAAAGTAGAAAAAAAACTAGGCCGAATCAGATCGGAGCAGCAAGGGTATCAGTCCCGAATTATCGACATTGATCTGATTACTTATGATGATGAAGTTATTGAGTCCGAAAAATTGCAGATCCCACATCCGTTAATGCAAAACAGAAAGTTTGTTCTGCTTCCTATGCAGGATTTAGATTTAGACTGGAAACACCCTGTTTTTCAAAAATCCATTACAGAATTAATTGCAGTCTCGCCAGACGATAGTGTTTGTGAAGTAGTTCAGGAATTGAAAAATCCGATACGGGAAATTGCATTGGAGAACTTCAACTACATTGCTTTTGAAGGAAATATTGGGGCAGGGAAAACCACTTTGGTGCAAAAAATAGCGGAAGATTTTAATGCAAAAATGGTTTTAGAACGTTTTGCCGATAATCCTTTTTTACCAAAATTTTACAAAGATCAGAACAGGTACGCTTTTCCGTTGGAGATGTCTTTTTTGGCAGATCGTTATCAGCAGTTATCAGATGATCTGGCACAATTTGATTTGTTTAAAGATTTTATTGTAGCCGATTATCATATCTTTAAATCTTTGATTTTTGCTAAGATTACCCTTGCCGAAGATGAGTATCGATTGTATCGAAACTTGTTTGATATTATCTATAAAGAAATGCCCAAACCTGATTTGTATGTTTATTTGTATCAGAATTCTGAAAGGCTGCTGCAAAACATCAAGAAACGCGGACGCAACTACGAGCAGAATATTGAGGCAGGTTATCTGGATAAGATCAATAATGGCTATTTAGAATATATTAAATCCCAAACTGATTTAAACGTGCTGATTATTGATGTTTCCGATCGCGATTTCGTGAAAAATCATAAAGATTACCTTTTTATCCTGGACGAAATCCAAAAGAAGATTTTAATTCGATAA
- a CDS encoding RNA methyltransferase has product MRKLENSELDRKSIEDFKKSDKTPLILVLDDIRSLHNIGSVFRTADAFLIEKIILCGITATPPNKEIHKTALGATETVAWEHHENVLEVIENLKKENIMTLAIEQVESSIFLQDFKTEKNQKYALVFGNEVYGVAQEAVALCDGCIEIPQLGTKHSLNIAVSAGIVVWDLFQKLNWPK; this is encoded by the coding sequence ATGAGAAAACTTGAAAATAGCGAACTGGACCGTAAATCGATAGAAGATTTTAAAAAATCAGACAAAACTCCTTTAATTTTAGTCTTAGACGATATTCGCAGTCTGCACAATATTGGATCTGTGTTCAGGACCGCTGATGCATTTTTAATCGAAAAAATAATCCTGTGCGGTATTACCGCCACTCCACCTAATAAAGAAATCCACAAAACAGCTCTTGGCGCTACTGAAACTGTAGCCTGGGAACATCACGAAAATGTATTGGAAGTAATCGAAAATCTTAAAAAAGAAAATATCATGACGCTTGCCATCGAACAGGTGGAAAGCTCTATTTTCCTTCAGGATTTTAAAACGGAGAAAAATCAGAAGTATGCATTGGTTTTTGGCAATGAGGTTTACGGAGTTGCTCAGGAAGCCGTTGCGCTTTGTGATGGCTGTATTGAAATCCCACAATTAGGCACCAAACACTCTTTAAATATTGCGGTAAGCGCCGGAATTGTTGTTTGGGATTTATTTCAAAAATTAAACTGGCCAAAATAG
- a CDS encoding DUF1573 domain-containing protein, with the protein MKKIILIAMLAVVGITASNAQSNKKGKIAKVEGAGMAFETETIDYGTIAHNADGKREFVFVNNGTKPLIITNTTGSCGCTVPTTPKEPIAPGAKGIIGVKYATDRVGAFTKTVTVTSNAEGQPTKVLTIKGTVLPDPVKS; encoded by the coding sequence ATGAAAAAAATAATTTTAATCGCTATGTTAGCTGTAGTTGGAATTACAGCTTCTAATGCTCAAAGCAATAAAAAAGGTAAAATTGCCAAAGTTGAAGGTGCAGGAATGGCTTTCGAAACGGAAACCATTGATTATGGAACTATTGCTCATAATGCAGATGGAAAACGTGAGTTTGTTTTTGTCAACAATGGAACTAAACCTCTTATCATCACAAACACAACCGGATCTTGCGGTTGTACTGTACCAACAACTCCAAAAGAGCCAATCGCTCCGGGTGCTAAAGGTATTATTGGTGTAAAATATGCTACTGACAGAGTTGGTGCTTTTACAAAAACTGTAACTGTAACTTCTAATGCTGAAGGACAACCAACAAAAGTGCTTACTATTAAAGGTACTGTTTTACCAGATCCGGTAAAAAGCTAA
- the mutS gene encoding DNA mismatch repair protein MutS: MAAKEKVVKETPLMKQYNEIKRKYPDACLLFRVGDFYETFGEDAIRASKILGITLTKRGAGSDTETALAGFPHHSVNTYLPKLVKAGLRVAICDQLEDPKMTKTIVKRGVTELVTPGVSLNDEVLQSKSNNFLASVYFANKNIGVSFLDVSTGEFLTAQGNAEYIDKLLQNFNPSEVLVPKQNKSDFKDAFGDDFHSFYLEDWIYKEDYALETLTKHFQTVSLKGFGVEELKEGIIASGAILYYLSETQHNRVQHITAIQRIAEDAYVWMDRFTIRNLELYHSYNPNAVTLLDVIDRTLSPMGGRLLKRWLALPLKDSARIKSRHDVVSYLRANSEVLQSIQYQIKQISDLERLISKIATGKVSPREIVYLKESLDAIIPIKTLALESPQEAVKVIGDSLHACDLLREKIKNTLNQDAPVAVAKGNAIAKGISEELDDLRAISTSGKEYLEGIEKRESERTGISSLKISFNNVFGYYIEVRNTHKDKVPEEWIRKQTLVNAERYITEELKEYETKILGAEEKIYKIETELFEQLVIWIGTYIKPVQMNANLVAQLDCLCSFTQLAIENQYVCPEIDETFELEIKNGRHPVIEKQLPVGTPYIANDVYLDRETQQLIMITGPNMSGKSAILRQTALIVLLAQMGSFVPADSVRMGIVDKIFTRVGASDNISMGESTFMVEMNETASILNNISDRSLVLLDEIGRGTSTYDGISIAWAIAEFLHEHPGRPKTLFATHYHELNEMTESLPRIQNYNVAVKELKDNVLFIRKLVKGGSAHSFGIHVAKMAGMPQIVILKAQKMLKKLEKNHSSEALNGVKSENDEMQMSFFNLDDPLLEEIKEEILGLDINAITPVEALMKLNEIKRMLVRK; the protein is encoded by the coding sequence TTGGCAGCGAAAGAGAAAGTGGTTAAAGAGACACCTTTAATGAAACAATACAATGAAATCAAGAGAAAATATCCTGATGCCTGTTTGCTTTTTAGAGTAGGAGACTTTTATGAAACCTTTGGAGAAGATGCTATTAGAGCCTCAAAAATTCTGGGAATAACATTAACCAAAAGAGGCGCCGGTTCTGATACAGAAACTGCTTTGGCCGGTTTTCCACATCACTCTGTAAATACCTATTTGCCAAAATTAGTCAAAGCCGGACTTCGTGTAGCTATCTGTGATCAGCTGGAGGATCCAAAAATGACTAAAACTATTGTGAAACGAGGTGTTACTGAATTGGTAACTCCCGGAGTTTCTTTAAACGACGAAGTTTTACAATCCAAATCAAATAACTTTTTAGCATCAGTTTATTTTGCTAACAAAAATATCGGAGTTTCCTTTCTGGATGTTTCTACAGGAGAGTTTTTAACGGCTCAGGGAAATGCAGAGTACATCGACAAATTGCTGCAAAACTTCAACCCGAGTGAGGTTTTGGTTCCGAAACAGAATAAAAGTGACTTTAAAGATGCTTTTGGAGATGATTTTCATAGCTTTTATTTAGAAGACTGGATTTATAAGGAAGATTATGCTCTGGAAACGCTGACGAAACATTTTCAGACGGTTTCTTTAAAAGGTTTTGGAGTAGAAGAATTAAAAGAAGGAATTATTGCTTCCGGAGCAATTTTGTATTACCTATCGGAAACGCAGCACAATCGTGTGCAGCATATTACAGCGATTCAGCGTATTGCCGAAGATGCTTATGTCTGGATGGATCGTTTTACCATTAGAAACTTAGAATTGTATCACAGTTATAATCCAAATGCGGTTACCCTTTTGGATGTGATTGACAGAACGCTTTCGCCAATGGGAGGGCGTTTGTTGAAACGCTGGCTGGCTTTGCCTTTGAAAGACAGTGCCAGAATAAAAAGCCGTCATGATGTGGTTTCTTATTTAAGGGCCAATTCGGAGGTTTTGCAAAGTATTCAATATCAAATCAAACAAATCTCAGATTTAGAGCGTTTGATTTCTAAAATAGCAACAGGAAAAGTCTCGCCACGTGAGATTGTATATCTGAAAGAATCATTGGATGCGATTATTCCAATTAAAACCCTGGCACTTGAAAGTCCGCAGGAAGCGGTAAAGGTGATAGGAGATAGTCTGCATGCCTGTGATTTGTTAAGAGAAAAGATTAAAAATACTTTAAATCAGGATGCGCCTGTTGCGGTGGCTAAAGGAAATGCTATTGCAAAAGGAATCAGTGAAGAGCTGGATGACTTGCGTGCTATTTCTACTTCCGGAAAAGAATATCTGGAGGGAATTGAAAAAAGAGAATCGGAGCGTACCGGAATCTCTTCGCTTAAGATCTCGTTTAATAATGTTTTTGGTTATTATATTGAAGTTAGAAATACACACAAAGATAAAGTTCCTGAAGAGTGGATTCGCAAACAGACGTTGGTTAATGCAGAGCGATACATTACTGAGGAATTAAAAGAATATGAAACTAAAATTCTGGGAGCAGAAGAGAAGATTTACAAGATAGAAACAGAGCTTTTTGAGCAATTGGTGATCTGGATTGGAACTTATATCAAGCCAGTACAGATGAATGCTAATTTGGTGGCACAGCTGGACTGTTTGTGTTCGTTTACACAATTGGCTATAGAGAATCAATATGTATGTCCTGAAATTGATGAAACGTTTGAGTTAGAGATCAAAAACGGACGTCATCCAGTTATTGAAAAGCAATTACCGGTTGGAACACCTTATATTGCTAATGATGTTTATTTAGACAGAGAGACGCAGCAGCTGATTATGATTACAGGTCCTAACATGTCCGGTAAGTCTGCTATTTTGAGACAAACGGCTTTAATTGTATTGTTAGCTCAAATGGGAAGTTTTGTTCCTGCTGATAGTGTAAGAATGGGAATTGTAGATAAGATTTTTACCAGAGTAGGTGCTTCGGATAATATTTCGATGGGAGAATCTACTTTTATGGTAGAGATGAATGAGACCGCTTCTATTTTGAATAACATCTCAGATCGCAGTTTGGTACTTCTGGATGAAATTGGAAGAGGAACCAGTACATATGACGGGATTTCGATTGCCTGGGCGATTGCCGAATTTTTACACGAACACCCGGGAAGACCTAAAACCTTGTTTGCAACGCATTATCATGAATTGAATGAAATGACAGAATCGTTGCCAAGAATTCAAAATTATAATGTTGCGGTAAAAGAGTTAAAAGACAATGTGCTTTTTATTCGTAAACTGGTAAAAGGAGGAAGTGCTCATAGTTTTGGAATTCATGTGGCGAAAATGGCCGGAATGCCTCAGATTGTAATTTTGAAGGCGCAAAAGATGTTGAAAAAACTGGAGAAAAACCACTCAAGTGAAGCGTTAAATGGTGTGAAGTCTGAAAATGATGAAATGCAGATGAGTTTCTTTAATTTAGACGATCCTTTGCTGGAGGAGATAAAAGAAGAAATTTTGGGGCTTGATATTAATGCGATCACACCGGTTGAAGCGTTGATGAAACTCAATGAGATTAAAAGAATGTTGGTACGAAAATAA
- a CDS encoding DUF1508 domain-containing protein has protein sequence MGAFVISKRFNDEYKFVFTSRKGKVIFTSLSYELRFECEEDIEKFKVNIEMARFLKFKGAGGRYFFKLMLGELHFATSRKYTTELLLQKGIKEIVTYASRAEILDFSSSESIFEDEVVGEEVEVED, from the coding sequence ATGGGTGCCTTTGTAATTAGTAAGCGGTTTAATGATGAATATAAATTCGTATTTACTTCGAGGAAGGGCAAGGTGATATTTACGAGTCTTAGTTATGAGTTGAGGTTTGAGTGTGAAGAGGATATTGAGAAGTTTAAGGTGAATATAGAGATGGCTCGGTTTTTAAAATTTAAAGGGGCTGGGGGGAGGTATTTTTTTAAATTGATGTTGGGAGAGCTTCATTTTGCTACGAGTCGAAAATACACAACGGAATTGCTTTTGCAGAAAGGAATCAAAGAAATTGTTACTTATGCTTCTAGAGCTGAGATTTTGGATTTTTCCTCAAGTGAATCTATTTTTGAAGATGAAGTTGTGGGTGAGGAAGTGGAAGTAGAGGATTAG
- a CDS encoding 3-deoxy-D-manno-octulosonic acid transferase: MLFLYNLVISIAGFFLKIVALFSPKIKLFVEGRKNVFAILEEKIKPSDKTIWFHSASLGEYEQGLPVIEKIKEKYPAHKIIVTFFSPSGYEVRKNNTTADVTLYLPLDTKSNAKKFLKLAHPELAFFIKYEFWLNYLNELEKSQTPTYLISGIFRDNQMFFKWYGGFYRKALKAFTYFFVQNENSKEKIKSLGFDNVIVSGDTRFDRVNAILERDNTLDFIEKFKNNTPTIIIGSSWPKDETLLAEYINQASEDVKFIIAPHNIKSDQIASLKAQITKSTILFSEKENADLSNYNVFIIDTIGLLTKIYSYGTIAYVGGGFGNPGIHNILEPATFGIPIVIGPNYSNFAEAVELVALKGCLAISNSQELKQNLDRLLQDKAFLEEKSQICKSYIQNNKGATNSIMNIVS; this comes from the coding sequence ATGCTTTTTCTCTATAATTTAGTTATTTCTATTGCTGGCTTTTTTCTGAAAATTGTAGCACTTTTTAGTCCGAAAATTAAGCTTTTTGTCGAAGGCCGTAAAAATGTTTTCGCTATTCTTGAAGAAAAGATAAAACCTTCAGATAAAACCATCTGGTTTCATTCGGCCTCACTTGGTGAATATGAACAAGGCCTGCCGGTAATCGAAAAAATCAAAGAAAAATATCCTGCGCACAAAATCATCGTTACCTTTTTCTCTCCCTCAGGCTACGAAGTCCGAAAAAACAATACTACTGCAGATGTTACACTGTACCTTCCACTGGACACTAAAAGTAATGCGAAGAAATTCTTAAAGCTTGCTCATCCTGAATTGGCATTTTTCATAAAATATGAATTTTGGCTGAATTACTTAAATGAATTAGAAAAAAGCCAAACCCCGACCTATTTAATTTCCGGAATTTTCAGAGACAATCAGATGTTTTTTAAATGGTACGGCGGTTTTTACAGAAAAGCATTAAAAGCATTCACTTACTTTTTTGTTCAGAACGAAAATTCGAAAGAAAAAATAAAAAGTCTTGGCTTTGACAATGTTATTGTTTCCGGAGACACTCGTTTTGATCGTGTAAATGCTATTTTAGAAAGAGATAACACTTTGGATTTTATCGAAAAATTCAAAAACAACACTCCAACCATCATTATAGGCAGCTCTTGGCCTAAAGATGAAACATTATTAGCAGAATACATCAACCAGGCATCTGAAGATGTAAAATTCATCATTGCACCTCACAACATTAAAAGTGATCAGATCGCAAGCCTGAAGGCGCAAATTACTAAATCAACAATATTATTTTCCGAAAAAGAAAATGCTGACTTATCTAATTACAATGTCTTTATTATAGATACTATTGGATTACTGACTAAAATTTACAGTTACGGAACAATTGCTTATGTTGGCGGCGGATTTGGAAACCCGGGAATCCATAATATATTAGAACCGGCTACTTTTGGAATCCCGATTGTAATTGGTCCCAACTACTCGAATTTTGCCGAAGCAGTTGAACTGGTAGCACTCAAAGGATGTCTTGCAATCTCAAACAGTCAGGAATTAAAGCAAAATCTTGACCGTTTGCTTCAGGACAAGGCGTTTTTAGAAGAAAAGAGTCAGATTTGTAAATCGTATATTCAGAACAATAAAGGAGCTACAAACAGCATCATGAATATCGTCTCGTAA
- a CDS encoding DegT/DnrJ/EryC1/StrS family aminotransferase: MKKIQMVDLKSQYEKIKTTVDASIQEVLDTNTYINGPLVHEFQKNLEDYLGAKHVIPCANGTDALQIAMMGLDLKPGDEVITADFTFAATVEVIALLQLTPVLVDVDVVNMNIDIEALKNAITPKTKAIVPVHLFGRAANMDAIMEIAAEHNLYVIEDNAQAIGADYISKSGAKSKVGVIGHVAATSFFPSKNLGCYGDGGAIFTNDDKLAHIIRGIVNHGMYERYHHDVVGVNSRLDSIQAGVLNAKLPLLDEYNAARRLAATKYNAAFAGNAHIITPEFDASQNDHVFHQYVLRIIDADRNALMQHLLDKGIPCAIYYPIPLHSQKAYADSRYKEEQFPATNQLVKEVIALPMHTELDDEQIKFITDSVLEFLNK; the protein is encoded by the coding sequence ATGAAAAAAATTCAAATGGTTGACCTAAAAAGTCAATACGAAAAAATAAAAACTACAGTTGATGCCTCTATTCAGGAGGTCTTGGATACCAATACTTACATAAACGGCCCTTTAGTACACGAGTTTCAAAAAAATCTGGAAGACTATCTGGGGGCAAAACATGTGATTCCGTGTGCAAACGGAACCGATGCTTTGCAAATTGCAATGATGGGATTGGATTTGAAACCGGGCGATGAGGTAATTACTGCCGATTTTACTTTTGCAGCTACTGTTGAGGTAATTGCTTTGTTGCAATTGACGCCGGTTTTAGTGGATGTTGATGTCGTAAATATGAACATCGATATTGAAGCCCTTAAAAATGCGATTACACCAAAAACAAAAGCAATTGTTCCGGTACATTTATTTGGACGTGCAGCAAACATGGATGCTATTATGGAAATTGCTGCCGAACATAATTTATATGTAATCGAAGACAATGCACAGGCAATTGGAGCAGATTATATTTCTAAATCAGGAGCAAAAAGCAAAGTTGGGGTAATTGGTCATGTAGCGGCAACTTCATTTTTTCCGTCTAAAAATTTAGGCTGTTATGGAGATGGAGGAGCAATTTTTACCAACGATGATAAATTAGCGCACATCATTCGCGGGATCGTAAATCACGGAATGTATGAGCGTTACCACCATGATGTTGTGGGAGTGAATTCACGTTTGGATAGTATTCAGGCCGGAGTTCTAAATGCAAAATTACCATTGTTAGACGAGTACAATGCAGCACGCCGTTTAGCGGCAACAAAGTACAATGCAGCTTTTGCCGGAAATGCACATATTATTACACCGGAATTTGATGCAAGTCAAAATGATCATGTTTTTCATCAATATGTGTTGAGAATTATTGATGCAGATCGTAATGCTTTGATGCAGCATTTATTGGATAAGGGAATTCCGTGTGCGATTTATTATCCGATTCCGTTGCATTCGCAAAAAGCTTATGCTGATTCTCGTTACAAAGAAGAGCAGTTTCCGGCGACCAACCAATTGGTGAAAGAAGTAATTGCTTTGCCAATGCATACAGAACTGGATGATGAGCAAATCAAATTTATAACCGATTCTGTTTTGGAATTTTTGAATAAATAA
- the galE gene encoding UDP-glucose 4-epimerase GalE: MKVLVTGGLGFIGSHTVVELQNEGFEVVIIDNLSNSTENVLKGITSITGKTPLFEKLDLREKASVREFFKKHDDVTGVIHFAASKAVGESVENPLLYYENNIASLVYLLQELQQKPEASFIFSSSCTVYGQAEKMPITEDAPVQAAISPYGNTKQIGEEIITDTAKVTNISAILLRYFNPVGAHATTEIGELPIGVPQNLVPFITQTGAGLRQELSVFGDDYPTPDGTAVRDYIHVVDLAKAHVIALQRLLAKKNLQKVETFNLGTGKGSSVLEVIHSFEKVSDKKLPYKIMPRREGDITEAYANTDKANNVLGWKAELSLDEAMASAWKWEQKVRS; encoded by the coding sequence ATGAAAGTATTAGTAACAGGAGGATTAGGATTTATTGGTTCTCACACCGTTGTAGAATTGCAAAATGAAGGTTTTGAAGTAGTCATTATTGACAACCTTTCCAATTCTACGGAAAACGTTTTAAAAGGGATTACGTCCATTACAGGAAAAACACCTTTGTTCGAAAAATTAGATTTAAGAGAAAAAGCGTCGGTTCGGGAATTTTTTAAAAAGCATGACGATGTTACCGGAGTAATTCATTTTGCGGCTTCAAAGGCGGTTGGTGAAAGTGTTGAAAATCCATTGTTGTATTACGAAAACAATATTGCTTCATTGGTGTATTTATTACAGGAATTGCAGCAAAAGCCTGAAGCGAGTTTTATTTTTAGCTCGTCTTGTACCGTTTATGGTCAGGCCGAAAAAATGCCAATTACTGAAGATGCTCCGGTACAGGCGGCGATTTCTCCTTATGGAAATACGAAACAGATAGGTGAAGAAATTATTACGGATACCGCTAAAGTAACTAATATCAGTGCCATTTTATTGCGTTATTTTAACCCGGTTGGAGCTCATGCAACGACTGAAATTGGCGAATTACCAATTGGAGTTCCTCAAAATTTAGTGCCTTTCATTACACAAACTGGAGCAGGATTGCGTCAGGAATTATCGGTTTTCGGAGATGATTATCCAACTCCTGATGGTACGGCAGTTCGTGATTATATTCACGTAGTAGATCTGGCAAAAGCGCACGTAATTGCCTTACAGCGTTTGTTGGCTAAAAAGAATTTACAAAAAGTAGAAACTTTCAATCTAGGAACCGGAAAAGGAAGTTCGGTTTTAGAAGTGATTCATAGTTTTGAAAAAGTAAGCGATAAAAAATTACCTTATAAAATTATGCCGCGTCGTGAAGGCGATATTACAGAAGCTTATGCAAATACAGATAAAGCTAATAATGTTTTAGGCTGGAAAGCAGAATTAAGCTTAGACGAAGCCATGGCAAGTGCCTGGAAATGGGAACAGAAAGTTCGTTCTTAA
- the fabD gene encoding ACP S-malonyltransferase, which produces MKAYVFPGQGAQFTGMGKDLYETSALAKELFEKANEILGFRITDIMFEGTAEELKETKVTQPAVFLHSVILAKTLGDDFKPEMVAGHSLGEFSALVANGTLSFEDGLKLVSQRALAMQKACEITPSTMAAVLGLADNIVEEVCASIDGIVVAANYNCPGQLVISGETSAVEKACEAMKAAGAKRALILPVGGAFHSPMMEPAREELAAAIEATTFSTPVCPVYQNVTANAVSDANEIKKNLIIQLTAPVKWTQSVQQMIADGATLFTEVGPGKVLAGLINKIDKEAVTANA; this is translated from the coding sequence ATGAAAGCATACGTATTTCCGGGTCAGGGCGCACAATTTACAGGAATGGGCAAGGACTTATATGAAACATCGGCTTTAGCCAAAGAATTGTTCGAAAAAGCCAATGAAATTTTAGGTTTTAGAATTACAGATATCATGTTCGAAGGTACTGCCGAAGAACTAAAAGAAACTAAAGTTACACAGCCAGCGGTATTTTTACACTCCGTTATTCTAGCTAAAACTTTAGGAGACGATTTTAAACCAGAAATGGTCGCAGGACATTCTTTAGGAGAATTTTCAGCTTTGGTTGCCAATGGAACTTTGTCTTTTGAAGACGGTCTTAAATTAGTTTCTCAACGTGCTTTAGCTATGCAAAAAGCTTGCGAAATCACTCCATCAACAATGGCTGCGGTTTTAGGTTTGGCTGATAATATTGTAGAAGAAGTTTGTGCTTCTATTGACGGAATCGTTGTTGCGGCAAACTATAACTGTCCGGGACAATTGGTAATTTCAGGAGAAACTTCGGCTGTTGAAAAAGCTTGTGAAGCTATGAAAGCTGCCGGTGCAAAACGTGCTTTAATTTTACCTGTTGGAGGAGCATTCCACTCTCCGATGATGGAACCAGCAAGAGAGGAATTAGCTGCTGCAATTGAAGCCACTACATTCTCAACTCCTGTTTGTCCGGTTTACCAAAACGTAACCGCAAATGCTGTTTCGGATGCAAACGAAATCAAAAAGAACTTAATCATACAATTGACCGCTCCGGTAAAATGGACACAATCTGTTCAGCAAATGATCGCTGACGGCGCTACTTTATTCACTGAAGTTGGTCCGGGAAAAGTGTTAGCAGGTTTGATCAATAAAATTGACAAAGAAGCGGTTACTGCGAATGCATAG